AGCTCTCGCCCTCGTGATGGCCTTGACTCTGCTGGTCTACAGCCTCGGTCAGCGCCAGCTCAGAGCCCAATTGGCTCAAGCGGGTGAAACGGTGCTTGACCAAAAGAAACGCCCGACGTCCATCCCGACCTTTCGCTGGATTTTGCAGACGTTCCAGGCGATTCACCTCGTTTCGATAAACGCAGTTCAGCAGGTCAGCAACCTATCTGAGGAACGACGCAACATCATCCGTCTCATGGGCTTCCCGGCCTGCCGCTACTATCTCCTAAATTAAGTCCTGGCAACCTGCGGAATGTCGGTTCTTCTCCTTAACCATGAACATCAGCGACAAAGGTGTCAAAAACCTGGTTGACTGACAAAACTAATCGGCGACATAGCAGTACGTGTGTATTTTGAACTCTACACGGTACGTGCGTTGGTCATGCTGTTTCCGTGACGCCATGGCGGGTTCAGGATCGCGGTTATGGATGAATCTGACATGATGAATGAGTTGCCACCCGTTCTCTAAGGCCGCTTTCACCCAATCCCACCCAATGCGAAAGTAGCTATTGCCGCGAAACCAATGCGGGTCAACCCAGCGACGTTTGCCAGCAGCGACCACCTCAACCCCTTGGGCGGTGACATACAGGGTGGCGACGGCCAAAAGGAACCAAAGTGCAAAATCGCATCAACTTCGGGCTCTTGGCCGCTTTTGGTGATCCATCCAAGGAGAGCTATAGACAATAGGGGGATCCATTCTCGCTTCTGCTAACCCTATGGACCTCATCTCGCATCTACTCCCCAGCCAAACTGAGTTGAGCTTGCAGCACTGGGATTGGGATACGGCCACCCAGCAGGTCACGGTTTACCTTGCCTCTACCCAGGCCGTAGTTCAGTGTCCTCTCTGTCATCGCCCGAGTCACCGTATCCATAGCCACTACGACAGAACCCTGAAAGACTTACCGGTTGTCCAATTTAGTCTGACGATAGTGCTGACAGTCTGTAAGGTTTTCTGCCTCAATGACACCTGTCCTCGACGGATTTTTACCGAACGCTTACCCGGAATCGTGGCCCCGTGGGCCAGGCGCACCATTCGTTACGCAGATCATCTCAAAGCAATAGCTCTAGCCTTAGCGGGTGCCGCTGGGGCTCGCCTGAGCGAACAGGTTGGCTATGGGCATAGTCGCAACTCAATGCTGCGAGTCATTGCGAGCCTGCCATTACCGCAACTAACGACCCCAAAAATTTTAGGGGTAGACGATTTTGCCCTACGCAAGGGGCACAACTATGGAACGATTTTGGTGGATCTTGAGCAGCACCAGCCCATTGCGTTGCTTCCGGATCGTACGGCAGAAACCCTTGAAACCTGGCTCAAAGAGCATCCCGGCGTCGAAATCTTATCTCGGGACCGTTCCAAGACCTACAAACGAGGGATGAGCCAAGGCGCACCGGAAGCAATTCAAGTGGCGGACCGCTTTCATCTGTTGCACAATCTCGAAGAGACGTTGGAAACAGCATTTAAGGGACACCACTCAGTCCTCAAACAGGTTGAAAAAGACCAGCTTCAGGCTGATGGTCTCGAGGTTCCGCATCCCTCAGACCTACCTGAGGATCCACAGTCTCTAAAAGCGCTCAACCGGGCTCATCGTTTGGAGACGTATGAGCAAACCCATGCCTTACGGCAGCAAGGATACGCCATTAAAGACATCGCCCACCATCTCGGTATTGGCAAACGGACAGTCTACAAGTATTTGGCCGTGTCAACCTTTCCTGAACGACAACCCACTATTCGTCAACAGGGCAGTGGATTGGAGGCCTATAAACCCTACATTCAGGATCAATGGAACCGGGGACAGCAACAGACCAAAGCCCTCTTTCACCAGATCCAACAGCAAGGCTATCAGGGAAGTTACTCAACCCTGGCCCGCTATACCCATCAGCTGCGTCAATTACCGGCTGCGGGCCAACCTAGCCCAGAATCTCTTAACGATTTGTCGGGCCGGGGGCCAGCCCCTCCCCTCTCAACCTCTCCTCAAAAGCCCTTGAGTGCTCGCCGAGCAGCATGGCTGATCTTACAGCGAACAGAAACCCGGACAGCTGAAGACGATATCTTATTAGAGCAGCTGGCTCAACAGCCCGAGTTATCGGGGGCTATCTCGCTGGCCCAAGGCTTTATAAATCTCGTTCGGCAGCGGATTCCCAGTCAGCTGGATGCTTGGTTGCAGGCGGCTAAAACCAGCTCAATCAAATCGTTTCAAAGCTTCGCCAAGGGGCTAGAGGAGGATTATGACGCGGTCAAAGCCGGGATGATGTTAGAGGTTAGCAATGGACCGGTAGAGGGGCAGAATAATCGGCTCAAAATGCTGAAACGGCAGATGTTTGGGCGAGCTAACTTGAAGTTGTTAGAGAAGCGGTTTATTTTGACTAGCTAAACGGCTGTGATTAGAGGACCGCCAAGGGGGGCAGTTTTGAGCCTCACCAAAAGCGGCCAAGAGCCCGAAGTTATGCAAATACGCACCAAAGCCGGGAGAGGGCGCAGAGCGAGCGAATCTCAGATTTCTGGAAATTCCAACCGTTGGATTGGTCGTCGAGAAACGCCTCCTCGATATCGAAGCGCAAGCCGTATTCCTCGAAGGTGTGCAGGCCGGTGGGTTCATCGCTGACGATGGCCCAAAAC
Above is a genomic segment from Nodosilinea sp. E11 containing:
- a CDS encoding ISL3 family transposase yields the protein MDLISHLLPSQTELSLQHWDWDTATQQVTVYLASTQAVVQCPLCHRPSHRIHSHYDRTLKDLPVVQFSLTIVLTVCKVFCLNDTCPRRIFTERLPGIVAPWARRTIRYADHLKAIALALAGAAGARLSEQVGYGHSRNSMLRVIASLPLPQLTTPKILGVDDFALRKGHNYGTILVDLEQHQPIALLPDRTAETLETWLKEHPGVEILSRDRSKTYKRGMSQGAPEAIQVADRFHLLHNLEETLETAFKGHHSVLKQVEKDQLQADGLEVPHPSDLPEDPQSLKALNRAHRLETYEQTHALRQQGYAIKDIAHHLGIGKRTVYKYLAVSTFPERQPTIRQQGSGLEAYKPYIQDQWNRGQQQTKALFHQIQQQGYQGSYSTLARYTHQLRQLPAAGQPSPESLNDLSGRGPAPPLSTSPQKPLSARRAAWLILQRTETRTAEDDILLEQLAQQPELSGAISLAQGFINLVRQRIPSQLDAWLQAAKTSSIKSFQSFAKGLEEDYDAVKAGMMLEVSNGPVEGQNNRLKMLKRQMFGRANLKLLEKRFILTS